A region from the Campylobacter blaseri genome encodes:
- the argS gene encoding arginine--tRNA ligase, which produces MKQIIQKEIVKTLNREVVLEKPKDKNLAHYATPLAFSMAKELKKSPKVIAEDIVKDFKDSKVFNITSLNGYINFRLKESFLNEISTKYLKAQNDFAKSEDKNSSILLEYVSANPTGPLHIGHTRGAVYGDTLARVGIHVGYDIATEYYINDAGNQIELLGLSIYLVGREKILGLDTIYPENFYKGEYIEDLAKEAYKEFGKEIFLDEKNSIKLSSWGKDKMIDVIKNDLSLAHIAIDNWVSEKSLYSKLDNILEKLKKSNGIYEKDGKIWLNSSKLNDEKDRVIVKEDGNGAYLAGDIIYHDDKFQRNFDHYINIWGADHHGYIQRVKASLHFLGYDENRLEVILAQMVSLLKNGEAYKMSKRAGNFILMSDVLEEIGSDALRFVFISKKCDTPLEFDINELKAEDSSNPIFYINYAHARVHQVFAKAEKNLEDVVNASFENLNEDAKNLLFEALILNDVLEDAFHSRQLQKLPDYLKSLSSNFHKFYNENKVVGSANEDALLKVFAVVAMSIRTGLSLMGITAKDKMHR; this is translated from the coding sequence TTGAAACAGATAATACAAAAAGAAATTGTTAAAACACTAAATAGAGAAGTTGTTTTAGAAAAGCCAAAGGATAAGAACTTAGCTCACTATGCTACCCCCTTAGCTTTTTCTATGGCAAAAGAGCTTAAAAAATCTCCAAAAGTTATAGCCGAGGATATAGTTAAAGACTTTAAAGATAGTAAGGTTTTTAATATAACATCATTGAATGGCTACATAAATTTTAGACTTAAAGAAAGTTTTTTAAACGAAATCTCTACTAAGTATTTAAAAGCACAAAATGATTTTGCCAAATCAGAAGATAAAAATAGTTCTATTTTGTTAGAATATGTAAGTGCAAACCCAACAGGACCTTTGCATATAGGGCATACTAGAGGGGCTGTTTATGGTGATACATTAGCTAGAGTAGGAATACATGTTGGCTATGATATAGCTACTGAATATTATATAAATGATGCAGGAAATCAAATCGAACTTTTAGGGCTATCAATTTATCTAGTAGGAAGAGAAAAGATATTAGGGTTAGATACCATATATCCTGAAAATTTCTATAAGGGCGAATATATAGAAGATTTGGCAAAAGAGGCATATAAAGAGTTTGGTAAAGAGATTTTTTTAGATGAAAAAAACTCAATAAAGTTAAGTTCTTGGGGTAAAGATAAGATGATAGATGTCATTAAAAATGATTTATCATTAGCTCATATTGCTATAGATAATTGGGTTAGTGAAAAAAGTCTTTATTCTAAACTAGACAATATCTTAGAAAAGTTAAAAAAATCTAATGGGATATATGAAAAAGATGGTAAAATTTGGCTAAACTCAAGCAAGCTAAATGATGAGAAAGATAGAGTTATCGTAAAAGAAGATGGTAATGGTGCATATCTTGCCGGAGATATAATCTATCATGACGATAAATTTCAAAGAAATTTTGACCATTATATAAATATTTGGGGTGCTGATCATCATGGATATATCCAAAGAGTTAAAGCTAGCTTACATTTTTTAGGTTATGATGAAAATAGATTAGAGGTCATTTTGGCTCAGATGGTTAGTTTGTTGAAGAATGGCGAAGCTTACAAGATGAGTAAAAGAGCTGGAAATTTTATACTTATGAGTGATGTTCTTGAAGAGATTGGTAGTGATGCATTAAGATTTGTATTTATTAGCAAAAAATGTGATACTCCACTTGAATTTGATATTAATGAGTTAAAAGCAGAGGATAGTTCAAACCCTATTTTTTATATCAATTATGCACATGCAAGAGTGCACCAAGTATTTGCAAAAGCAGAGAAAAATCTTGAAGATGTTGTAAATGCAAGTTTTGAAAATCTAAATGAAGATGCTAAAAATTTACTTTTTGAAGCTTTAATTTTAAATGATGTTTTAGAAGATGCTTTTCATAGTAGACAACTCCAAAAACTACCTGATTATTTGAAAAGTTTAAGTTCAAATTTTCACAAGTTTTATAATGAGAACAAAGTTGTTGGTAGCGCAAATGAAGATGCTTTGTTGAAAGTTTTTGCAGTGGTTGCTATGAGTATAAGAACTGGTCTTAGCTTAATGGGTATAACTGCAAAAGATAAGATGCATAGATAG
- a CDS encoding PP0621 family protein gives MGKLLMLAIIVAIIYFLILPRWRIKDKKDDKNVDSFVECEKCGTYIDVKNAIISNSRYICEDCIKEK, from the coding sequence ATGGGAAAATTGCTAATGCTTGCTATAATTGTAGCAATAATTTATTTTTTAATACTTCCTAGGTGGAGAATTAAAGATAAAAAAGATGATAAAAATGTAGATAGTTTTGTAGAGTGTGAAAAATGTGGAACCTATATTGATGTTAAAAATGCCATTATTAGCAATAGTAGATATATTTGCGAAGACTGCATAAAGGAAAAATAG
- the rsmG gene encoding 16S rRNA (guanine(527)-N(7))-methyltransferase RsmG encodes MKFDIPDDFNEKVLEFDEILKKFNAIHNLTNYDNLNPIVKDSINGLKYITNTPTIAIDIGSGAGFPAIFLAMILKDCKWHLFEPIYKKSSFLTYAKLNLNLKNVTIHSSKIEDEKSFRADLITSRALMHTKRLLEICQGYYDENTEFLLYKGSSYQSEIEGLSAKVFNHKTRNYILFKGVN; translated from the coding sequence ATGAAATTTGATATTCCAGATGATTTTAATGAAAAGGTTTTAGAATTTGATGAAATATTAAAAAAATTTAATGCTATTCACAATCTTACAAATTATGATAACTTAAACCCTATTGTAAAAGATAGTATTAATGGATTAAAATATATAACAAACACTCCAACTATAGCTATAGATATAGGCAGTGGGGCTGGTTTTCCAGCTATTTTTTTAGCTATGATTTTAAAAGATTGTAAATGGCATCTTTTTGAACCTATATATAAAAAATCGTCTTTTCTTACATATGCAAAATTAAACTTAAATCTTAAAAATGTTACAATCCATAGTAGCAAAATTGAAGATGAAAAAAGTTTTAGGGCTGATTTAATAACTTCAAGGGCATTAATGCATACAAAAAGATTACTTGAAATTTGCCAAGGATACTATGATGAAAATACTGAGTTTTTACTCTATAAAGGTTCAAGTTATCAAAGTGAAATAGAGGGATTAAGTGCTAAAGTTTTTAATCATAAAACAAGAAATTATATATTATTTAAGGGAGTAAATTAA
- the ribA gene encoding GTP cyclohydrolase II, protein MNIEISKIANLPTEFGKFEVQVFKENEKEHLVITKKPLQKIVNVRIHSECLTGDAISSLKCDCGDQLKASLNYIEKHGGMVLYLRQEGRNIGLLNKINAYNLQDSGLDTIEANHQLGFKADERTYEIVDFILKYYNIKKINLLTNNPDKLKSLHCVEIVDRIPIIIKPNEYNQGYLKVKEEKMGHMLK, encoded by the coding sequence ATGAATATTGAAATCTCAAAAATAGCAAATTTGCCAACTGAATTTGGTAAATTTGAAGTTCAAGTTTTTAAAGAAAATGAAAAAGAACATCTTGTAATAACAAAAAAACCATTGCAAAAGATTGTAAATGTTAGAATTCACTCAGAATGCTTGACAGGCGATGCTATAAGTAGTTTAAAATGCGATTGTGGGGATCAGCTTAAAGCTAGTTTAAATTATATAGAAAAACATGGTGGAATGGTTTTATATCTAAGACAAGAGGGAAGAAATATAGGTCTTTTAAACAAAATAAACGCTTATAATCTCCAAGATAGCGGACTTGATACAATTGAAGCAAACCACCAACTAGGATTTAAAGCAGATGAGAGAACTTATGAGATAGTTGATTTTATCTTAAAATACTATAATATAAAGAAGATAAATTTACTTACAAATAACCCTGATAAACTAAAAAGTTTGCACTGCGTGGAGATTGTAGATAGAATTCCAATCATAATTAAACCAAATGAGTATAACCAAGGTTATTTAAAAGTAAAAGAAGAGAAGATGGGACATATGTTAAAATGA
- the hemB gene encoding porphobilinogen synthase, which yields MFKRFRRLRKNSNVRDLIRETRLNVNNLIYPLFVVEGEGIKKDTPSLPGVYQMSIDEILKECKEVESLGIKAILLFGIPSIKDSIGSDALSNDGIIAKTLRAIKKDFPNLYVITDLCFCEYTDHGHCGIIDQCSHDIDNDATLEISKKQALIHAKNGADMIAPSGMMDGIIYSLREVLDENGYENLPIMAYSTKFASAYYGPFRDVAESAPSFGDRKAYQMDPANRFEAINESLEDEAQGADILMVKPALAYLDIIRDVKERTLLPVCAYNVSGEYALLKAGQKAGIIDYERIMQETIISIKRAGADLIITYHAKELAKILNKN from the coding sequence ATGTTTAAAAGATTTAGAAGACTTAGAAAAAATAGTAATGTTAGAGATTTGATTAGAGAAACAAGACTTAATGTTAATAATTTAATATATCCACTTTTTGTAGTTGAGGGCGAAGGTATAAAAAAAGATACTCCTTCATTGCCAGGTGTTTATCAAATGAGTATAGATGAGATTTTAAAAGAGTGTAAGGAAGTTGAGAGTTTAGGTATAAAAGCGATACTCCTTTTTGGAATTCCTAGTATAAAAGATAGTATAGGAAGTGATGCTTTAAGTAATGATGGGATTATTGCCAAAACTCTTAGGGCTATAAAAAAAGATTTTCCAAATTTATATGTTATAACAGATCTTTGTTTTTGTGAATATACAGATCATGGACATTGTGGGATAATAGATCAATGTTCTCACGATATAGATAACGACGCAACACTTGAAATTTCAAAAAAACAGGCACTAATTCATGCAAAAAATGGCGCTGATATGATAGCTCCTAGTGGAATGATGGATGGTATTATCTACTCTTTAAGAGAAGTTTTAGATGAAAATGGATATGAAAACCTGCCTATAATGGCATATTCAACAAAATTTGCGAGCGCTTATTATGGTCCGTTTAGAGATGTTGCAGAATCTGCTCCAAGCTTTGGAGATAGAAAAGCTTATCAAATGGATCCAGCAAATAGATTTGAAGCTATTAATGAAAGCTTAGAAGATGAGGCTCAAGGAGCTGATATTTTAATGGTCAAACCAGCTCTTGCATATTTAGATATCATAAGAGATGTAAAAGAGCGAACCCTTCTTCCTGTTTGTGCTTACAATGTTAGTGGAGAGTATGCACTTTTAAAAGCAGGACAAAAAGCAGGTATCATTGATTATGAAAGAATTATGCAAGAAACAATTATTAGTATAAAAAGAGCAGGTGCTGATCTCATAATAACATATCATGCAAAAGAGTTAGCTAAAATTTTAAATAAAAATTAA
- the argF gene encoding ornithine carbamoyltransferase: protein MRHFLTLNDFSKDEIIEILNLSKKIKNEAENKIFKPYLEKQTLAMIFEKNSTRTRVSFEVGMYQLGGHALFLSKNDMQLNRGELLKDTALVISSMCDIIMARVYRHKDLKILAKYSKVPVINGLSDLFHPAQLMADLLTLMELGFNLEDLKVAYIGDANNMSNSWLMAASKLGFELKIATPKNYEIDSEILKIALDNAKQSGAKISVSNNPKKAIELANVATTDTWMSMGNKEQKEEKIKHFKGFCVDNELMKLADREAKFLHCLPVYRDYEVSKEVFEKHSKEIFLEAENRLHAQKGLLVWLNEKRKNNVR, encoded by the coding sequence ATGAGACATTTTTTGACTTTAAATGATTTTAGTAAAGATGAAATCATTGAAATTTTAAATCTTAGTAAGAAGATTAAAAATGAAGCAGAGAATAAAATATTTAAACCATATCTAGAAAAACAAACTCTTGCTATGATATTTGAAAAAAACTCAACAAGAACAAGGGTGAGTTTTGAAGTTGGTATGTATCAACTAGGAGGACATGCACTTTTTTTAAGTAAAAATGATATGCAATTAAACAGAGGCGAGCTTTTAAAGGACACAGCTCTTGTTATTTCATCAATGTGTGATATAATAATGGCAAGAGTATATAGACACAAAGACTTAAAAATCTTAGCAAAATATTCAAAAGTTCCTGTAATAAATGGGTTAAGTGATCTTTTTCATCCAGCTCAGTTAATGGCGGATCTTCTAACTTTAATGGAGCTAGGGTTTAATTTAGAGGATTTAAAAGTTGCATATATTGGTGATGCTAACAATATGAGCAATTCATGGCTCATGGCTGCAAGTAAGTTAGGATTTGAATTAAAAATTGCAACTCCTAAAAATTATGAAATAGATAGTGAAATTTTAAAAATAGCCCTAGACAACGCTAAACAAAGTGGAGCTAAAATATCTGTAAGTAACAACCCAAAAAAAGCTATAGAGCTTGCAAATGTAGCTACTACTGATACTTGGATGTCTATGGGCAACAAAGAACAAAAAGAGGAAAAAATAAAACATTTTAAAGGTTTTTGTGTAGATAACGAGCTTATGAAATTGGCTGATAGGGAGGCTAAATTTTTACACTGTTTACCTGTTTATAGAGATTATGAAGTATCAAAAGAAGTATTTGAAAAACATAGTAAAGAAATTTTTTTAGAAGCAGAAAATAGACTTCATGCGCAAAAAGGGTTGTTGGTTTGGCTTAATGAAAAAAGGAAAAACAATGTTAGATAA
- a CDS encoding DUF2603 domain-containing protein, which translates to MLDNKYKNLDEISKILGIDADKKNVFKVQNLEDENSKLITLESGRWDSDKPLFGVDEDNNLYATISVETLKGMIKSYRKIANENFKLKLEKSIAQTFPVDFGDVWAVSLDEIKKRASKGSKEEILNIDLDEVLIDIKKRHPNLFLKLDGIIKDKIIKEVI; encoded by the coding sequence ATGTTAGATAATAAATATAAAAATTTAGATGAAATTAGTAAAATATTAGGAATAGATGCTGATAAAAAAAATGTATTTAAAGTTCAAAATTTAGAAGATGAAAATTCAAAACTTATTACGCTAGAAAGTGGTAGATGGGATAGTGATAAACCACTTTTTGGAGTAGATGAGGATAATAACCTTTATGCTACAATTTCAGTTGAAACATTAAAAGGGATGATAAAATCATATAGAAAAATTGCTAACGAGAATTTTAAATTAAAACTTGAAAAATCGATTGCTCAAACATTCCCGGTTGATTTTGGAGATGTCTGGGCAGTATCGCTTGATGAAATTAAAAAAAGAGCTTCAAAGGGTTCAAAAGAGGAAATTTTAAATATTGATTTAGATGAGGTGCTTATTGATATAAAAAAGAGACATCCAAATTTATTTTTAAAATTAGATGGAATTATAAAAGATAAAATTATAAAAGAGGTTATATGA
- the hemN gene encoding oxygen-independent coproporphyrinogen III oxidase, whose product MKKEDINFDAYVKYSKPGPRYTSYPTAIEFSEDFKYEEYLDELKSQKSSTPLSLYFHLPFCRSACYFCGCNVVYTSKSEKMDRYIKYLDKEIEILSKYVDTNRVVTQIHFGGGTPTFFDAKQLELHIKNIKKHFKNISSDAEISCEIDPRFLNEEQLQVLTSNGFNRISYGVQDFNEKVQKVIHRIQPYEITKNAIDMAREKGIKSINMDLIYGLPYQTLDTFKKTLELALSLDPDRFAVFNYAHVPWIKKSMRKLDEDTIPTPQVKLEILKYTHDYLTSNGYRMIGMDHYAKPEDELFRALEDGTLHRNFQGYTTKAGADLIGVGLTSIGEGFRHYAQNYKDMKPYEAAIDEGKLPYFRGVKLSDEDRLRKDVIMSLMANFYVNIKSVEDKFNIDFFEHFKEGFEELKYLNEFVEVSKKEIKVNPTGRLLIRNIAMCFDEYMKKIGSGEKRFSKTV is encoded by the coding sequence ATGAAAAAAGAAGATATAAATTTTGATGCTTATGTAAAATATTCAAAACCAGGACCAAGATATACAAGCTATCCAACAGCTATTGAATTTAGCGAAGATTTTAAATATGAAGAGTATTTAGATGAGTTAAAGTCTCAAAAGTCAAGCACGCCTTTGTCTTTGTATTTTCATCTTCCTTTTTGTAGATCGGCCTGTTATTTTTGTGGCTGTAATGTTGTATATACTAGTAAAAGTGAAAAGATGGATAGATATATAAAGTACTTAGATAAAGAGATAGAAATTTTATCTAAATATGTAGATACAAATAGAGTAGTAACACAAATTCACTTTGGTGGAGGAACTCCTACCTTTTTTGATGCCAAACAGCTAGAACTACATATAAAAAACATTAAAAAACATTTTAAAAACATAAGTAGCGATGCTGAGATTAGCTGTGAAATTGATCCTAGATTTTTAAATGAGGAGCAACTTCAAGTTTTAACATCAAATGGATTTAATAGAATAAGCTATGGCGTTCAAGATTTCAATGAAAAGGTTCAAAAGGTAATTCATAGAATTCAACCTTATGAAATAACAAAAAATGCAATAGATATGGCAAGAGAAAAAGGCATTAAGTCTATAAATATGGATCTAATTTATGGACTTCCATATCAGACACTAGATACTTTTAAAAAGACTTTAGAGCTTGCTTTATCGCTAGATCCTGATAGATTTGCTGTATTTAACTACGCACATGTTCCGTGGATTAAAAAAAGTATGAGAAAACTTGATGAAGATACTATACCAACACCTCAAGTAAAGCTTGAAATTTTAAAATATACCCATGATTATTTAACCTCAAATGGCTATAGAATGATAGGTATGGATCATTATGCAAAGCCTGAAGATGAATTATTTAGAGCCTTAGAGGATGGAACTTTACATAGAAACTTTCAAGGATATACGACAAAAGCTGGAGCTGATTTAATCGGAGTTGGTCTTACAAGTATAGGCGAAGGCTTTAGACACTATGCTCAAAATTATAAAGATATGAAGCCTTATGAAGCTGCCATTGATGAGGGAAAATTGCCATATTTTAGAGGTGTAAAATTAAGTGATGAAGATAGACTTAGAAAAGATGTTATAATGAGTTTGATGGCAAATTTCTATGTTAATATAAAGAGCGTTGAAGATAAATTTAATATAGACTTTTTTGAACATTTTAAAGAGGGGTTTGAAGAGCTTAAATATTTAAATGAATTTGTTGAAGTATCAAAAAAAGAGATAAAGGTTAATCCTACAGGAAGACTTCTTATTAGAAACATAGCTATGTGTTTTGATGAGTATATGAAGAAAATAGGAAGCGGTGAAAAGAGGTTTTCAAAGACTGTATAA
- a CDS encoding (Fe-S)-binding protein yields the protein MKYDFKKISDSCVKCGKCIQVCTIYSINQDEVTSPRGFLDLVGAYQRGELKLNEDAKNIFESCFLCTNCVDICPSSLNVDTAIENIRSDIADKYGISWYKKTAFWLLGHRTMLDILSKMGYVFQTCGLVTEKSSKFDKSLHTKFDLPLLKKERLFPAIAKKSFMNSHGEYIHNGGIRTVGLFIGCMANYAYTDIGEGVLNICKALNINVDLMKKQACCGAPMYFTGDFKAVKKAAKFNIEYFEKKLEKLDAIIIPEATCSAMIRVDYLHLFEDDEEWLKRAKNINKKIFLATEYFYKYTRLKKILAKKGISEEHITYHDPCHARKMQGIYKEPRELLSQNYNIVEMSDPNKCCGFGGVTMQTNRYNLSKKAGQQKIEMLNNTGVKIVSAECSACKMQLNNALNLAKSDMRCMNPIELINFILENGNE from the coding sequence ATGAAATATGATTTTAAAAAGATAAGCGATAGCTGTGTTAAGTGTGGAAAATGTATACAAGTTTGCACTATTTATAGTATAAATCAAGATGAGGTTACATCTCCTCGTGGATTTTTAGATCTTGTTGGAGCTTATCAAAGAGGAGAGCTAAAACTTAATGAAGATGCTAAGAATATTTTTGAGAGTTGTTTTTTATGCACAAATTGCGTTGATATCTGTCCAAGTAGTCTAAATGTAGATACAGCTATTGAAAATATTAGAAGCGATATAGCCGATAAGTATGGAATTTCATGGTATAAAAAAACAGCTTTTTGGCTACTAGGCCACAGAACGATGCTTGATATACTGTCTAAAATGGGATATGTTTTTCAGACTTGTGGGCTAGTTACAGAAAAAAGTAGCAAATTTGATAAATCTTTACATACTAAATTTGATTTACCACTTTTAAAAAAAGAGAGGCTTTTTCCTGCTATAGCTAAAAAAAGTTTTATGAACTCTCATGGAGAGTATATACACAATGGAGGGATACGAACAGTTGGGCTTTTTATAGGATGTATGGCAAATTATGCCTATACAGATATAGGAGAGGGTGTTTTAAATATATGTAAAGCGCTAAATATCAATGTAGATTTGATGAAAAAACAAGCTTGCTGTGGTGCTCCTATGTATTTTACAGGGGATTTTAAAGCGGTCAAGAAAGCTGCTAAATTTAATATAGAATATTTTGAAAAAAAACTAGAAAAATTAGATGCTATAATTATTCCTGAAGCAACTTGCTCGGCTATGATTAGAGTTGATTATTTACATCTGTTTGAAGATGATGAAGAGTGGTTAAAAAGAGCAAAAAATATAAATAAAAAGATTTTTTTAGCTACTGAATATTTTTATAAATATACTAGATTAAAAAAGATACTAGCAAAAAAAGGGATTAGTGAAGAACATATTACTTATCATGATCCTTGCCATGCAAGAAAAATGCAAGGCATATACAAAGAGCCAAGGGAACTTTTATCTCAAAATTATAATATCGTTGAAATGTCTGATCCTAATAAATGTTGTGGATTTGGCGGGGTCACTATGCAGACAAATAGATACAATTTAAGCAAAAAAGCAGGACAACAAAAGATAGAAATGTTAAATAACACAGGTGTTAAAATAGTTAGTGCAGAGTGCAGTGCTTGTAAGATGCAGCTAAATAATGCACTGAATTTAGCGAAAAGCGATATGAGGTGTATGAACCCAATTGAGCTCATAAATTTTATATTGGAAAATGGAAATGAATAA
- a CDS encoding aldehyde dehydrogenase family protein, giving the protein MIKILDKYDLFIDGEFVPSSDGATLDSFNPATGEKIASIADATKEDVDRAVEAAKKAFDKFKHSTVNERSKLLLKIADIIDENKEYLAKVETMDNGKPIRETLNVDIPYAADHFRYFAGVIQGEEGTANILNEEQLSIVLREPIGVVGQIVPWNFPFLMAAWKLAPVIAAGDSSVLKPSSETSISVLELMRLIKDILPKGLINVITGRGSKAGEYLKNHEGLNKLAFTGSTEVGRDIGIAAAKRIIPATLELGGKSANIIYADADFEKALDGVQMGILFNQGQVCCAGSRIFVEEAIYDKFLEAAIEKFKNIKVGDPLKEDTQMGSQINKKQADKILDCIEIGKKEGAKVAVGGKRSSIGETFIEPTLLVNVTNNMEVAQEEIFGPVGVVIKFKNEEELIKMVNDSQYGLGGGVFTKDITKALRTARAMETGRVWVNCYNQIPAGSPFGGYKQSGIGRETHKVILDHYTQTKNIMIDVTGKTTGFY; this is encoded by the coding sequence ATGATAAAAATATTAGACAAATACGATCTGTTTATTGATGGGGAATTTGTTCCATCAAGTGATGGAGCAACACTAGATAGTTTTAACCCTGCAACAGGTGAAAAGATAGCATCTATTGCTGATGCTACTAAAGAAGATGTTGATAGGGCAGTTGAGGCTGCAAAAAAAGCCTTTGATAAATTTAAACACTCAACCGTGAACGAGCGCTCCAAATTACTTTTAAAAATTGCAGATATTATTGATGAAAATAAAGAATATTTAGCTAAAGTTGAAACAATGGATAATGGAAAACCTATCCGTGAAACTTTGAATGTTGATATTCCATATGCAGCTGACCATTTTAGATATTTTGCAGGAGTTATTCAAGGCGAAGAGGGAACTGCTAATATTTTAAATGAAGAGCAGTTAAGCATAGTTTTAAGAGAGCCAATTGGAGTCGTTGGTCAGATAGTTCCATGGAATTTCCCATTTTTAATGGCTGCTTGGAAACTAGCCCCAGTTATTGCAGCTGGTGATTCTAGTGTTCTTAAGCCATCCTCTGAAACAAGCATTAGTGTCTTAGAGCTAATGAGGCTTATAAAAGATATTCTTCCAAAAGGTCTTATAAATGTGATAACTGGAAGAGGTAGTAAGGCCGGCGAATATCTAAAAAATCATGAAGGACTTAATAAGCTTGCATTTACAGGATCAACTGAAGTTGGTAGGGATATTGGTATTGCAGCAGCTAAAAGAATTATACCTGCGACTTTAGAGCTTGGTGGAAAGAGTGCTAATATAATATATGCAGATGCTGATTTTGAAAAAGCACTTGATGGTGTTCAAATGGGAATACTTTTCAATCAAGGACAAGTTTGTTGCGCAGGTAGTAGAATTTTTGTAGAAGAAGCAATTTATGACAAATTTTTAGAGGCTGCTATAGAGAAATTTAAAAATATTAAAGTTGGAGATCCTTTAAAAGAAGACACACAAATGGGATCTCAAATAAATAAAAAACAAGCAGATAAAATTTTAGACTGCATAGAAATAGGTAAAAAGGAGGGGGCAAAAGTTGCAGTTGGTGGTAAAAGATCATCTATAGGTGAAACATTTATTGAACCAACACTACTTGTAAATGTTACAAATAATATGGAAGTTGCACAAGAAGAAATTTTTGGACCTGTTGGAGTTGTTATAAAATTTAAAAATGAAGAAGAACTTATTAAAATGGTAAATGATAGTCAATATGGCTTAGGTGGCGGTGTATTTACAAAAGATATCACAAAAGCTTTAAGAACAGCAAGGGCTATGGAAACAGGAAGGGTTTGGGTTAATTGCTATAACCAAATTCCAGCAGGTAGTCCATTTGGGGGTTATAAACAATCTGGCATAGGAAGAGAAACTCATAAGGTTATATTAGATCATTATACACAAACAAAAAATATAATGATTGATGTAACTGGCAAAACTACAGGTTTTTATTAA
- the tuf gene encoding elongation factor Tu, translating to MAKEKFTRNKPHVNIGTIGHVDHGKTTLTAAISAVLSTKGLAELKDYAGIDNAPEEKERGITIATSHIEYETEKRHYAHVDCPGHADYVKNMITGAAQMDGAILVVSSADGPMPQTREHILLSRQVGVPYIVVFLNKADMVDDEELLELVEMEVRELLNEYDFPGDDTPIVIGSALKAIEEVQAGTPGKWSEKIMELMDAVDSYIPEPKRDTDKDFLMPVEDVFSISGRGTVVTGRIEKGVVKIGDTIEIVGIRPTQTTTVTGVEMFRKEMEQGEAGDNCGILLRGTKKEDVERGMVLCKPKSITPHKKFEAEVYILTKEEGGRHTPFFNNYRPQFYVRTTDVTGSITLQEGTEMVMPGDNVKITVELINPIALDKGTRFAIREGGRTVGSGVVTEIIE from the coding sequence ATGGCTAAAGAAAAATTTACGCGTAATAAGCCACACGTTAACATAGGTACTATAGGTCACGTTGACCATGGTAAAACTACACTAACAGCTGCAATTTCTGCAGTTCTTTCAACAAAAGGTCTAGCTGAACTTAAAGATTATGCTGGTATTGACAACGCTCCAGAAGAAAAAGAGCGTGGTATAACAATTGCTACATCTCACATTGAGTATGAAACAGAAAAAAGACACTATGCACACGTAGATTGTCCAGGTCACGCCGACTATGTTAAAAACATGATTACAGGTGCTGCACAAATGGACGGTGCTATATTAGTTGTTAGTTCTGCTGATGGTCCAATGCCACAAACTAGAGAGCACATTCTTTTATCACGCCAAGTTGGTGTTCCATATATAGTTGTTTTCCTGAATAAAGCTGATATGGTTGATGATGAAGAACTTTTAGAGTTAGTTGAAATGGAAGTAAGAGAACTTCTTAATGAATACGATTTCCCAGGCGATGATACTCCAATAGTAATTGGATCTGCTCTTAAGGCAATTGAAGAAGTTCAAGCTGGTACTCCTGGCAAATGGTCAGAAAAAATCATGGAACTTATGGATGCAGTTGATAGCTACATACCAGAGCCAAAAAGAGATACTGATAAAGATTTCTTGATGCCAGTTGAAGATGTATTTTCAATTTCAGGTCGTGGTACTGTTGTAACAGGTAGAATTGAAAAAGGTGTTGTTAAAATTGGCGATACTATTGAAATTGTTGGAATTAGACCAACACAAACTACTACAGTTACTGGTGTTGAAATGTTTAGAAAAGAGATGGAGCAAGGTGAAGCTGGTGATAACTGCGGTATTTTGCTTAGAGGTACTAAAAAAGAAGATGTTGAGAGAGGTATGGTTTTATGTAAACCAAAATCAATCACTCCACATAAGAAATTTGAAGCTGAGGTTTATATATTGACAAAAGAAGAAGGCGGTAGACATACTCCATTCTTTAATAATTATAGACCACAGTTTTATGTAAGAACAACTGACGTTACAGGATCTATTACATTACAAGAAGGTACTGAAATGGTTATGCCTGGTGATAATGTTAAAATTACAGTTGAGTTAATTAACCCAATTGCGCTTGATAAGGGTACTAGATTTGCTATCCGTGAAGGTGGTAGAACAGTTGGTTCAGGTGTTGTTACTGAAATTATAGAATAA